Below is a window of Prosthecobacter sp. SYSU 5D2 DNA.
AGCCAGTCCTGGGGCACAGCGTCCAACTGGACACCCTCAGGTGTTCCCAATGCCGTCGGCGCTTCCGCCATCATCCTGACGCCGGTGGGAGGAAACCAGGCCATCAACAGCTTTGGCGTGGCTCGTACGCTCGGCTCATTGTCCATCACCAATGATTCCACGAACACCTTTTCCATCACCACGTCGAACACGCTGAATCTGGATGCCACCACAGGCAATGCCTCCTTGAGCGTCGCCGGTGCCGGAGATGTGGTGAATACCTTTGGCGGCAATTTGAATGTCGTGCTTCTGGACAGCGTGGACCTCTCCGTCACCAATACGACCACCACTTCCGCAGACGGTGCCTTGCGCATCAATGGCGAAATCTCAGGGGCGGGCAGGATCAATAAACTGGGCGCAGGCACCGTCACCCTCACCGGCACTAATACCTACACCGGCGGAGTCAGCATTGTGGAAGGAACCCTGCGCATCACCGTCGGTGCCGGGCTTGGGGCCAATCCAGCCTCTTATGTCGCGGACCAGATTGTGCTCAATGGCGGCACGCTTGCCTACGGCAGCACCACTGGCAGTTTCAACTCTGCGGCCAACCGGGGCTTTTCCTTGGGCAATGCTGGCGGCACATTCAGCATTCCCTCCGCCGGTGCCACTTTCACCGTTTCAGCCATCATCGCCGATCTTCCGGGGGAAACCGGTGCTTTCACCAAGACCGGCAATGGTACCCTCAATCTCAATGCCGCCAGCACCTACTCCGGCGGTACCACCATCGCCAGCGGCACCCTCCAGGTGGGCGTGGGTGGCTCGCTGGGCAGCGCTTCCAGCACCGTTACCCTGGGCAGTGCAGGCGGCGGAAACGCCTCCCTCATCAGCTACCTCGCCGGGTATTCTTATGCGCAGGACATCCAGGTGGCGGCGGGCAGCGGCGGCACCCTGACTCTCGGTTATACCAGCACCGCCAGCTTTTCAGCCCACTTCACCGGCGATATCTCCCTGAATGACGCCCTGACCCTGCGCAGTGAATCCGCCGAAGGTTTTGCCATGCGACTGAGTGGAGACATCTCCGGTCCCCATAATCTCACCAAAACCGGCGTCGGCACCATCCGTATTGAGGGTGATAATTCCGGTTATACCGGCACCACCACCCTTAGCAACGGCACCGTGCAGCTCGGCAGTTTTGCCGGCAGCGCCAATGGGGACCTCGGCTCCGGTCCCATCATCAACAACGCCACCCTCCGCATCAACCGCACCAATGCCTTTGCCCTGGCCAATGTCATGAGCGGCAGCGGCGCGCTCGTCCATACTGGCAGCGGCACGACCACCCTTTCGGCAGACAATTCCTATACCGGCGGCACCAGCGTCACCAACGGCCGACTCATGGTCACCAATGCCACTGGCTCCGCCACTGGTAGCGGCCCTTTCACCACCGCCGCAGGCACCGTCCTGGGCGGCACCGGGCGCATCATTCTGGCAGATGCAAACAGCGCCACGCTTTCCGGCCAGGTCGCCCCTGGTCTGACTGGCGTCAACGACGGCGTCGGCACACTCACCATAGGCAGTGAAAACGGCCAGGTAACTTTCCAGACCGGCAGCAGCATCGCCTTTGAACTGCGTGCGGATGGAGATAACGACCAGCTCTCTTTCACCAGCACAGGCGCAGGCCTCATGGATTTCTCCGCCCTCGCCCCTGGCAGCCTCAGCGTCGCTTTCACCGGCGGGTACACGCCAGATTTGGATCACCGGTTTGATCTCCTGGACTGGTCCGCCCTCACAGGCCCCGGCGTTACTGGCCTCAGCACCAGCCTGTTGAATTTGCCGACCACGGGTTTCGATGCCAACTGGGCCTGGGACACCTCCCTGTTCACCAGCAGTGGCGTCATTTTCATCTCCCTGGTGCCCGAGCCCTCCCGCCTGGCCTTCGTCGCCCTAGGCCTTCTCAGTCTCATCACCCGCCGCCGCCTCCGATAAAAAGGCCTTCAAACAAGCCTCGGAAGCCCTGCGCGATGCCTTGCAGCATCAAAAAAATGGCTACCAGGGGGATGCTCCATGCCCCTGTTTACCGGGGCTTCATGCCCTCATTCCCTGGGTGAACTAAAATCCAGGTTAAATAATCCTTTGCACCCCGCCAAACTCCGCTACTTTGCGCGCCCTTTTCCCCGACCAAATGGAACCCGCCAAGAACATCCTCCGACTGGGTCTGCCGAACGGCAGTCTCCAGGAGCCGACGCTTGAACTTTTAAAGCGTGCGGGCTTCCATGTCGTGGTTTCTTCCCGTTCCTACCGGCCCACCGTCAACGATGAAGACCTGGAGCTGCGCCTGCTGCGCGCCCAGGAAATCGGTCGTTATGTGGATCATGGTTTCCTGGATTGCGGCATCACCGGCAGGGACTGGATCGCTGAGAACAAAGCGGACATCGAGGTCCTGGCCCAGTTCAATTACAGCCGCGCCACTGCCCGCGCCACCCGCTGGGTGCTTGTGGTGCCTGAAGATTCCCCCATCCAGTCCGTCAAGGACCTGGAAGGCAAGCGCATCGCCACGGAAGCCGTCGGCCTGACCCAGACCTACCTGGAAAAGAACGGCGTCAATGCCGAGGTCGAATTCAGCTGGGGCGCCACCGAGGTGAAGGTGCCTGAGCTCGTGGATGCCATCGTGGACATCACGGAGACCGGCAGCTCGCTGCGCGCCAACAAACTTCGCATTGTGGATACGCTGATGGAGAGTTTCCCTCAGTTCGTGTCCAGCAAAGCGGCCTTCCAGGACGCCTGGAAGCGCCAGAAGATGGAAACGCTCGTCCTGCTGCTGCGGGGCGCTCTGGAGGCCCGTGACAAGGTCGGCCTCAAGATGAACGTGCCATCGTCCGCTCTGGAGGAGGTTGTCGCCTGCCTCCCCTCCGAGCGCTCACCCACCATTTCCCAGCTCGCCAATGCGGACTGGGTTGCCGTCGAGACGGTGATTGCGGAATCCGTCGTGCGGGAAATCATCCCGCGGCTCAAATCTCTCGGTGCCGAGGGCATCGTGGAATATCCGCTAAACAAAGTCATCCCCTAGGATGACGCAAGAACACAGGAGAATACAGACATGGGATCGCTGAAAAAGCGCAGAAAGACGAAGATCAACAAGCACAAGCGCAAGAAGCGCATGCGCGCGAACCGTCACAAGAAGCGTTTGCGCTATAAGTCCTAAGCGCTAGCCTAGGTCACATGATGTGCCTCCGTTCCGCGAAGAGAAAAGCTCGATTCGCTCACGGAAGCACCATGTCTGCACGCTGCCGCCGGCTTCAATTCTGCCTGCTCGGACTGATCGTCCCGCTCCACGGAGCGGGCACCCAGCCCCCTGAGCAGGCAGATTTGTCTTTCCCCCCGCTCACCAGCCCGCCCGCCCTGCACCTGCAGAGTGACGGTGCTCTCGTGGCCCAGGCCCTGGCCCATTATACCAGCGCCCTCCAGTTTGAAAACTCCGGCAAGCTCCGCGAGGCGCTGGACCATTATCTCGCCGCCCTGGAGGTGGACCCTGCCAATCCTGACCTGGCCATGCATACGGCCGAGCTGGCCTACAGCTTCCGTGGCCGGCCAGTGGCTGTGGACATTTTGCAGAAAGCCGTCGCCGCCAGTCCCAATGACCCCGCGGCCTATCTAAACCTCGCCCGTTTTTGCGCCACCTATGCGCCGGACGACCCATTTGAAAACGACCGCGCCCGGCAGACGCTGGACACCGCTCTGCAAAAGTTCCCGAAAAAGGCTGAGGTTTACGGCTTTGCCGCTGTCACCTACCTCAGCCAGGGAGCCCGCAAAGAGGCCATTGCCGTCATGGACAAAGCCCTCCGGCAGCAGGTTTCCCAGTCCTCCTTCTGGCTCACTCTGGGCCGTGCTGCCCAGCAGGTCTGGCCCTTGGCCCAGACGGAGATGAGGGAGGAACACGTCCCCCGGGTGAATGCCTTCTACACCAAGGCCCTGAGTCTGGCCCCCGGAGTCAAAAACGAGCCTGTCCAGCTGGAGGTGGCCCAATACTATCTGCTCAGCAACCAGCTCGAGCTTGCCCGTGATCTCTGCGCGAGGATCGTCGCCCAAAGCGGCAACATCCAGGCCCGCAAGCTTCTCCACCGCCTCTATGATGCTTTTGACGATAAAGACAAGGCTCTGGAGCAGCTCATCGCCATCGTCAAAGCTGATCCTGGCGATGTCGAACAGCATCGCATGCTGGCTGCCGCCTATGAAGCGCGGGAAAATCATGCCGGTGCCATCACCCACCTGGAGGCTGCTATCCAGATCGGCGGCGGGGAGGGGGATGACTATCTTTACCTGGGAGAGCTCATGCTCCGTGCCGGGCAATATGAAAAGCTCATCCAGCTCTGCCGGCGCTGCATCAAGCTCTTCCCGGACCAGGCCACCTTTTACGTCCATGCCGCCCTGGCCTATCGCTCCCTCGAGAGGTGGGACGAATCCATCGAATCCTTTGCGCAGGCGGACCGGCTGGCCGAGATCGGCAGCGGGGAGCTGAGCAACTATCGCTTTTATTTCCAGTATGGCGTCACCCTGGAGCGCGGCGGCAAGCACGATGAAGCCGGGCGCATCTTCGAAAAATCCATCAACCTCACCCCTGCTGAGGATGCGCAGGCGGCTGCCAACACCATGAACTACCTCGGTTACATGTGGCTGGAACTGGAGCGCCACCTGGACAAAGCGGGCGAGCTGATTTTGAAAGCCAACGAGCTCCATCCTGACAATGCCGCCTTTGTGGACAGCCTGGGCTGGTGGCATTTCAAAAAAGGCGAATATGCCAAAGCCGTCAAAGAGCTCCAGCGCGCCATCAGCCTCATTCCCACCTTGCAGGCGGAGGATGCCGAAATCATCGAGCACCTGGGCCGGGTGTACCTCAAGATGAACGACCGGGAAAACGCCCGGGCCCAGTTCAAACGCGCCCTGGAACTCCAGCCGACCGATGCGGGCATCCTCAAACGCATTGAAGAAGGCCTGAAAAAAAGCGCCAACCAGTAAATTTGGCCGGCAAAAGTGACCGGCGTTTATCCGGCGTCATCGCTCACGGCGTGCGCCTGAAGATCTTCCAGGTTCACCCATTCTACGACAGAGGAATGCGTTGCCTCCAGGCACACAGGCGGGGCCACTCCGGCGTCCAGGGCCTCCTTCCATCTCGTTACACACAGGCACCAGCGGTCTCCAGGCTCAAGGCCGGGGAAGTCCCATTGCAGCACCGGCGTGGTCAGGTCATTGCCCTGGGCTTTGGAAAACGCCAAAAACTCTGCCGTCACCTGCACACACACCGTGTGCAGCCCCACATCGCCCGGGCCGGTGCGACAGTAGCCGTCGCGATAAAAACCCGTCATCGGCTGGCGGCAGCAGCATTCCAGTTCGTCACCAAGTACATTCGTGGGCATCTCTCAAAAGGAACAGATTGTTCGTTCCGTCACCCGATTTCTCACCGTTTGTTTTCCTCTCAAAACCCTCCACTCCCAGGCAGATCTGTGCCATCTTGCCGGCCGTGATTCAGCACCTCTACGTTCACATCCCCTTCTGCCATCGCATCTGCCCCTACTGCTCCTTTTACAAGCATCAGCATGGCAGCACTGACATGGCCGGATTTGTGGAAGCCGTGCTGGCAGAAGCACAGCGCGAGCAGGCCGCCCGCGCGGACCGCCTGGACCTGCGCTCCGTTTACCTCGGCGGCGGTACGCCCACCGCGCTCAGTGAAAAACACATGGAACGTCTCCTGTCCGGCCTCCGCGAGATCTTTGATCTCTCCCAGGTCACCGAATACACCAGTGAGGTAAACCCCCGTACCATCACGGCCTCCAAGGCCGCCATGATGCTCTCCCAGGGGCTAACCCGCATCAGCCTTGGCATCCAGGCCTGGGATGAGGCGACTCTCAAAACGCTGGGCCGTGACCACGCCCCGGCGGATGCGGAGGAGACCTACCGCCTGCTGCGCAATGCCGGATTTTCCAGCGTCAGCCTGGACCTCATGTTCTCCATCCCCGGACAGAGCCTGGATGCGTGGCGCGGCACCCTGGAGCGCACCATCGCCCTCCAGCCGGACCACATCTCCGCTTATAATCTCAACTATGAAGAGGACACCGAGTTCTTCCAGCGCCTGCGCAAAGGCCAGTATCGTGAGGATGAAGGCCGCGATGCCGAGTTCTTTTACCTCGCCCTCGATCTGCTGGAGGCCGCCGGCTACCAGCA
It encodes the following:
- the hemW gene encoding radical SAM family heme chaperone HemW, which translates into the protein MIQHLYVHIPFCHRICPYCSFYKHQHGSTDMAGFVEAVLAEAQREQAARADRLDLRSVYLGGGTPTALSEKHMERLLSGLREIFDLSQVTEYTSEVNPRTITASKAAMMLSQGLTRISLGIQAWDEATLKTLGRDHAPADAEETYRLLRNAGFSSVSLDLMFSIPGQSLDAWRGTLERTIALQPDHISAYNLNYEEDTEFFQRLRKGQYREDEGRDAEFFYLALDLLEAAGYQHYEISNYARPGFRSAHNESYWLGEEYLGLGPSAYSTIGVQRWQNIPDTAAYMQLIQTGQPTAQPGEELTEDRRRTERFGLELRTVRGLPASLIQPDQQRMLTTLESEGLLTLRDGHIILTRHGKPLVDSIAVALMG
- a CDS encoding autotransporter-associated beta strand repeat-containing protein; amino-acid sequence: MRNTPRPSAATHLQTVATTSRKALWLSTVWTVLNLFHPHAAGQSTFTTASGSQSWGTASNWTPSGVPNAVGASAIILTPVGGNQAINSFGVARTLGSLSITNDSTNTFSITTSNTLNLDATTGNASLSVAGAGDVVNTFGGNLNVVLLDSVDLSVTNTTTTSADGALRINGEISGAGRINKLGAGTVTLTGTNTYTGGVSIVEGTLRITVGAGLGANPASYVADQIVLNGGTLAYGSTTGSFNSAANRGFSLGNAGGTFSIPSAGATFTVSAIIADLPGETGAFTKTGNGTLNLNAASTYSGGTTIASGTLQVGVGGSLGSASSTVTLGSAGGGNASLISYLAGYSYAQDIQVAAGSGGTLTLGYTSTASFSAHFTGDISLNDALTLRSESAEGFAMRLSGDISGPHNLTKTGVGTIRIEGDNSGYTGTTTLSNGTVQLGSFAGSANGDLGSGPIINNATLRINRTNAFALANVMSGSGALVHTGSGTTTLSADNSYTGGTSVTNGRLMVTNATGSATGSGPFTTAAGTVLGGTGRIILADANSATLSGQVAPGLTGVNDGVGTLTIGSENGQVTFQTGSSIAFELRADGDNDQLSFTSTGAGLMDFSALAPGSLSVAFTGGYTPDLDHRFDLLDWSALTGPGVTGLSTSLLNLPTTGFDANWAWDTSLFTSSGVIFISLVPEPSRLAFVALGLLSLITRRRLR
- a CDS encoding tetratricopeptide repeat protein, which gives rise to MSARCRRLQFCLLGLIVPLHGAGTQPPEQADLSFPPLTSPPALHLQSDGALVAQALAHYTSALQFENSGKLREALDHYLAALEVDPANPDLAMHTAELAYSFRGRPVAVDILQKAVAASPNDPAAYLNLARFCATYAPDDPFENDRARQTLDTALQKFPKKAEVYGFAAVTYLSQGARKEAIAVMDKALRQQVSQSSFWLTLGRAAQQVWPLAQTEMREEHVPRVNAFYTKALSLAPGVKNEPVQLEVAQYYLLSNQLELARDLCARIVAQSGNIQARKLLHRLYDAFDDKDKALEQLIAIVKADPGDVEQHRMLAAAYEARENHAGAITHLEAAIQIGGGEGDDYLYLGELMLRAGQYEKLIQLCRRCIKLFPDQATFYVHAALAYRSLERWDESIESFAQADRLAEIGSGELSNYRFYFQYGVTLERGGKHDEAGRIFEKSINLTPAEDAQAAANTMNYLGYMWLELERHLDKAGELILKANELHPDNAAFVDSLGWWHFKKGEYAKAVKELQRAISLIPTLQAEDAEIIEHLGRVYLKMNDRENARAQFKRALELQPTDAGILKRIEEGLKKSANQ
- a CDS encoding AURKAIP1/COX24 domain-containing protein, with the translated sequence MGSLKKRRKTKINKHKRKKRMRANRHKKRLRYKS
- a CDS encoding DUF2237 domain-containing protein, whose protein sequence is MPTNVLGDELECCCRQPMTGFYRDGYCRTGPGDVGLHTVCVQVTAEFLAFSKAQGNDLTTPVLQWDFPGLEPGDRWCLCVTRWKEALDAGVAPPVCLEATHSSVVEWVNLEDLQAHAVSDDAG
- the hisG gene encoding ATP phosphoribosyltransferase is translated as MEPAKNILRLGLPNGSLQEPTLELLKRAGFHVVVSSRSYRPTVNDEDLELRLLRAQEIGRYVDHGFLDCGITGRDWIAENKADIEVLAQFNYSRATARATRWVLVVPEDSPIQSVKDLEGKRIATEAVGLTQTYLEKNGVNAEVEFSWGATEVKVPELVDAIVDITETGSSLRANKLRIVDTLMESFPQFVSSKAAFQDAWKRQKMETLVLLLRGALEARDKVGLKMNVPSSALEEVVACLPSERSPTISQLANADWVAVETVIAESVVREIIPRLKSLGAEGIVEYPLNKVIP